In the Anastrepha obliqua isolate idAnaObli1 chromosome 1, idAnaObli1_1.0, whole genome shotgun sequence genome, one interval contains:
- the LOC129235665 gene encoding uncharacterized protein LOC129235665 isoform X2: protein MVRQRSRKSVEELYTSKFEANTIKSQVSNNMAKNSRDRGEYGNYIITNTPYNANCQLTSGNAAVLNGNNATIGASCLATSRRKSARPASSNMKSDKCFGKEEKVMKSDDAKKDHSSSVKAKTARPEKNSYVPSPAVYNVPNLYDNKNYVNFADSNRQKDVRIQEHSNHHHHHHANNHDDDKDDDTEEFFELIRQTVENAIGKSISDLLNRNFRELSAKVDRFSAELKSTNSLLKKLQSEINNIVHYGEENSRHFRYLCMKSEYDKMFYQHHTMLASSSGTQPSAAPTPSEVQPEKRGGGSKQSTSTNEGEKAQNACSCRNPIQTPPSAAEERSMSQKSSEMGMREVLEHIQRFCTQIQMNELKCDDQPLPKSNIFRLEDAMKMSKPAFEEDDDEFQISSDGMTPRSDEHLHHSKYGGTTMRSCNTTRGGNGGGDA from the exons ATGGTACGGCAACGATCACGAAAGTCTGTCGAAGAGCTGTACACTTCGAAATTTGAAGCGAACACGATTAAATCCCAAGTGAGCAACAATATGGCGAAGAATTCGCGTGACCGCGGGGAATACGGAAATTATATTATCACGAATACGCCTTACAATGCCAACTGTCAATTGACATCTGGCAACGCAGCAGTTCTTAATGGCAACAATGCCACAATTGGAGCCAGCTGCTTGGCGACAAGTCGTCGCAAGAGTGCACGTCCGGCCAGTAGTAATATGAAATCAGATAAGTGTTTCGGCAAGGAGGAGAAAGTAATGAAGTCGGACGATGCCAAGAAAGATCACAGCAGCAGTGTTAAAGCTAAAACCGCACGAccagaaaaaaatagttatgtTCCGTCACCGGCAGTTTACAATGTGCCCAACCTGTACGACAATAAGAATTACGTAAACTTTGCAGATAGTAACCGCCAAAAAGATGTACGCATTCAAGAGCATTCTAATCATCACCACCATCATCACGCCAACAATCACGACGACGATAAGGACGATGACACTGAAGAGTTTTTTGAACTCATACGTCAAACAGTTGAAAATGCCATTGGA AAATCCATCTCAGATCTACTAAATCGTAATTTTCGCGAGCTGTCGGCAAAAGTAGATCGTTTTTCTGCGGAACTGAAGTCTACAAACTCATTACTTAAGAAACtacaaagtgaaataaataaca TTGTTCATTATGGTGAGGAGAACTCGCGCCATTTTAGATATCTGTGCATGAAGTCGGAGTATGACAAAATGTTCTACCAACACCATACTATGCTTGCGTCCTCGTCGGGCACCCAACCAAGTGCTGCACCAACTCCATCGGAAGTGCAACCTGAGAAACGAGGTGGCGGGTCAAAACAAAGCACATCAACCAACGAAGGTGAAAAAGCGCAAAATGCTTGTTCCTGTCGGAACCCCATTCAGACGCCACCCTCAGCAGCAGAGGAGCGCAGCATGAGCCAAAAGTCGTCTGAGATGGGAATGCGTGAAGTATTGGAACACATTCAACGCTTTTGTACTCAAATTCAAATGAATGAACTTAAATGCGACGATCAGCCCTTGCCCAAAAGTAACATTTTTCGCTTAGAAGATGCCATGAAAATGAGCAAGCCCGCCTTCGAAGAAGACGATGATGAGTTTCAAATAAGCTCCGATGGCATGACGCCACGTAGCGATGAACACTTGCACCACAGCAAGTATGGCGGTACAACAATGCGTAGTTGCAACACAACGCGTGGGGGCAATGGAGGTGGGGACGCCTAA
- the LOC129235545 gene encoding protein bride of sevenless, with amino-acid sequence MSWKFRDKKIMLERKVVWVYPLLLASIFSLHPIGVCAQGSTLKSGLLKITKPTPRTMYNGTSTRVVATATSTTPLPTSTTTETNENSSSTPIIPEICIHGLKIVSSDKDQAQSVRHERDFVHVIEGDAMLSILTSDVASALFVVNRINGVNLLDADFEIGVRAILVEDEVVAENLLMQEVQYLQQCITHAIGIFVDYDVYKSSEQIIKDLEYNIWPMLSPHVYLFPKVAHLLHQMPWGENIASVEILTENLETYNEFMEAVRHEQMCLMHFKSEKNIYILFGNKMANHFEENGTIFAVPTDRADRTFISDLPDKSYVLMEREIHADAIDGNSTLSTVEEALTGKSVQPSRVFAFARPMLELVRWLKGSLARNCKREQNIFILESCFNFLTFIADWQTPEYRQYYEPSKILELLHMHRFASLMNFQMYQKFNENGHGTTTISSGEDHIELREIASQNFVTNITTFYHYNRANSTSLELKPKFGQVFNCQYSAGENARYPFLFDGESVMFWRIRPDAWVATGMTAAILGLIITLAILVFIVVRISLGDVFEGNPVTSILLLLSLILLFISFVPFSLEYIGEHRNSHVTFEDAATLNTLCAVRVFVMTLVYCFSFSLMLCRAVMLASIGSEGGFLSHVNGYIQAVICIFSIFVQLGMSIQLLVIMQVATESISCENMYYGHWLWVLVAYDFILLVGIVGLVPFIYRSQRNYREGILIVIGAVLTFVIWIVWIGMSFFGDEMRDAAIPLGLQATGWAILVGVLIPRTFLIVRGIERSDIAQALPSLTSLAFAQNNQYSSEQSVYECVNPAMRSCSQAEMAQSPSEIPTLPLRGGGPRRQQFFANLRQANANINPQRPPPRPQRGSPTRSECSSLPDSPESSKITRF; translated from the exons ATGAGCTGGAAGTTCcgggataaaaaaattatgttggaACGAAAAGTTG TTTGGGTGTACCCCCTGCTGCTGGCCTCCATATTTTCTCTTCATCCAATTGGCGTTTGCGCGCAAGGTTCTACGCTGAAGTCTGGTCTATTGAAAATAACGAAACCAACACCTAGGACTATGTACAATGGCACCTCAACAAGGGTAGTAGCAACAGCAACGAGCACTACCCCACTGCCGACTTCAACCACCACAGAGACGAATGAGAACAGCTCATCGACTCCTATAATTCCGGAAATTTGCATACACGGACTAAAAATAGTGTCTTCTGACAAGGATCAGGCGCAGAGTGTGCGCCACGAAAGGGATTTTGTACACGTGATTGAAGGCGACGCGATGCTCAGCATACTGACATCGGACGTTGCCTCTGCCCTTTTTGTTGTAAATCGTATAAACGGAGTCAATCTGTTGGATGCAGATTTTGAAATTG GAGTCCGTGCCATTCTAGTCGAAGATGAGGTTGTAGCTGAGAATTTACTTATGCAAGAGGTGCAATATCTGCAGCAGTGCATAACCCACGCAATTGGAATTTTTGTCGACTACGATGTCTACAAGAGCTCCGAACAGATCATCAAAGATTTGGAGTACAATATTTGGCCAATGCTTTCGCCGCATGTATATCTGTTTCCGAAGGTGGCGCATCTGCTACATCAAATGCCTTGGGGGGAAAATATAGCATCAGTGGAAATTCTCACTGAAAACCTGGAAACTTATAATGAGTTCATGGAGGCTGTACGGCATGAACAAATGTGTCTTATGCATTTTAAGAGCGAAAAGAATATCTACATCCTCTTCGGAAATAAGATGGCTAatcattttgaagaaaatggcacAATTTTCGCAGTTCCCACCGATCGCGCTGATCGTACATTTATATCAG atCTCCCGGATAAGTCCTATGTACTTATGGAACGCGAAATACATGCTGACGCAATTGATGGAAATTCCACTTTGTCTACAGTAGAGGAGGCACTGACGGGCAAATCGGTCCAACCATCAcgtgtttttgcttttgctcgaCCTATGCTGGAGTTGGTGCGTTGGCTTAAAGGCTCATTAGCTCGTAACTGCAAGCGGGAGCAAAACATTTTCATATTAGAGTCATGTTTCAATTTTCTCACATTCATCGCCGACTGGCAAACGCCTGAGTATCGTCAGTATTACGAACCCTCAAAGATTCTAGAGTTATTGCATATGCATCGCTTTGCTTCTCTAATGAACTTTCAAATGTATCAAAAATTCAACGAAAACGGCCATGGAACCACGACCATTTCATCTGGCGAGGATCATATAGAACTTCGGGAGATTGCGTCGCAAAACTTCGTTACGAACATAACTACTTTCTATCACTACAATCGTGCCAATAGCACTAGCCTAGAGCTGAAACCGAAATTTGGCCAGGTTTTCAATTGCCAGTATAGTGCGGGGGAGAATGCCCGATATCCATTTCTGTTTGATGGCGAATCAGTGATGTTTTGGCGCATTAGACCAGATGCATGGGTAGCCACGGGAATGACTGCTGCAATTCTTGGTCTAATAATTACATTGGCCATATTGGTGTTTATTGTCGTGCGCATCTCCTTGGGCGATGTGTTTGAAGGCAATCCCGTTACTTCAATCCTACTGCtactttctttaattttgttattcatTTCGTTCGTGCCCTTCTCTTTGGAGTACATTGGTGAGCATCGTAACTCGCATGTGACTTTCGAAGATGCCGCCACACTCAACACCCTCTGCGCTGTGCGCGTTTTCGTTATGACGCTCGTCTATTGCTTTTCATTCTCGCTTATGCTTTGCCGGGCCGTTATGCTCGCCTCTATCGGTTCAGAGGGTGGATTTTTATCCCATGTCAACGGCTATATTCAGGCGGTAATATGCATTTTCAGTATTTTCGTGCAGTTAGGTATGTCTATTCAGTTGTTGGTGATCATGCAAGTGGCCACAGAGAGCATATCATGTGAGAATATGTACTATGGACATTGGTTGTGGGTTTTGGTGGCGTACGACTTCATCTTGCTCGTGGGTATTGTCGGTCTGGTTCCTTTCATTTATCGCTCACAACGGAATTATCGCGAAGGAATTCTCATTGTTATTGGTGCAGTGCTGACTTTTGTTATTTGGATCGTTTGGATTGGAATGTCATTCTTCGGCGATGAGATGCGTGATGCAGCTATACCTTTGGGGCTCCAGGCTACCGGTTGGGCTATATTGGTAGGAGTGCTTATCCCACGCACGTTCCTTATAGTGCGCGGTATTGAGCGTTCGGATATTGCTCAAGCTTTGCCCTCGCTTACTTCGTTGGCCTTCGCGCAGAATAATCAGTACTCTTCCGAACAG AGCGTTTACGAGTGTGTTAATCCAGCTATGCGTAGTTGTTCGCAGGCCGAAATGGCTCAATCGCCCAGTGAAATTCCAACACTTCCATTACGTGGTGGTGGACCACGACGTCAACAATTTTTTGCCAACCTGCGCCAGGCCAATGCTAATATAAACCCACAACGACCTCCTCCGCGCCCACAACGGGGAAGTCCCACACGTTCAGAGTGCTCTTCCTTGCCTGACTCCCCAGAGAGTAGTAAGATAACTCGATTCTAA
- the LOC129235665 gene encoding uncharacterized protein LOC129235665 isoform X1, with the protein MVRQRSRKSVEELYTSKFEANTIKSQVSNNMAKNSRDRGEYGNYIITNTPYNANCQLTSGNAAVLNGNNATIGASCLATSRRKSARPASSNMKSDKCFGKEEKVMKSDDAKKDHSSSVKAKTARPEKNSYVPSPAVYNVPNLYDNKNYVNFADSNRQKDVRIQEHSNHHHHHHANNHDDDKDDDTEEFFELIRQTVENAIGKSISDLLNRNFRELSAKVDRFSAELKSTNSLLKKLQSEINNKVVHYGEENSRHFRYLCMKSEYDKMFYQHHTMLASSSGTQPSAAPTPSEVQPEKRGGGSKQSTSTNEGEKAQNACSCRNPIQTPPSAAEERSMSQKSSEMGMREVLEHIQRFCTQIQMNELKCDDQPLPKSNIFRLEDAMKMSKPAFEEDDDEFQISSDGMTPRSDEHLHHSKYGGTTMRSCNTTRGGNGGGDA; encoded by the exons ATGGTACGGCAACGATCACGAAAGTCTGTCGAAGAGCTGTACACTTCGAAATTTGAAGCGAACACGATTAAATCCCAAGTGAGCAACAATATGGCGAAGAATTCGCGTGACCGCGGGGAATACGGAAATTATATTATCACGAATACGCCTTACAATGCCAACTGTCAATTGACATCTGGCAACGCAGCAGTTCTTAATGGCAACAATGCCACAATTGGAGCCAGCTGCTTGGCGACAAGTCGTCGCAAGAGTGCACGTCCGGCCAGTAGTAATATGAAATCAGATAAGTGTTTCGGCAAGGAGGAGAAAGTAATGAAGTCGGACGATGCCAAGAAAGATCACAGCAGCAGTGTTAAAGCTAAAACCGCACGAccagaaaaaaatagttatgtTCCGTCACCGGCAGTTTACAATGTGCCCAACCTGTACGACAATAAGAATTACGTAAACTTTGCAGATAGTAACCGCCAAAAAGATGTACGCATTCAAGAGCATTCTAATCATCACCACCATCATCACGCCAACAATCACGACGACGATAAGGACGATGACACTGAAGAGTTTTTTGAACTCATACGTCAAACAGTTGAAAATGCCATTGGA AAATCCATCTCAGATCTACTAAATCGTAATTTTCGCGAGCTGTCGGCAAAAGTAGATCGTTTTTCTGCGGAACTGAAGTCTACAAACTCATTACTTAAGAAACtacaaagtgaaataaataaca AAGTTGTTCATTATGGTGAGGAGAACTCGCGCCATTTTAGATATCTGTGCATGAAGTCGGAGTATGACAAAATGTTCTACCAACACCATACTATGCTTGCGTCCTCGTCGGGCACCCAACCAAGTGCTGCACCAACTCCATCGGAAGTGCAACCTGAGAAACGAGGTGGCGGGTCAAAACAAAGCACATCAACCAACGAAGGTGAAAAAGCGCAAAATGCTTGTTCCTGTCGGAACCCCATTCAGACGCCACCCTCAGCAGCAGAGGAGCGCAGCATGAGCCAAAAGTCGTCTGAGATGGGAATGCGTGAAGTATTGGAACACATTCAACGCTTTTGTACTCAAATTCAAATGAATGAACTTAAATGCGACGATCAGCCCTTGCCCAAAAGTAACATTTTTCGCTTAGAAGATGCCATGAAAATGAGCAAGCCCGCCTTCGAAGAAGACGATGATGAGTTTCAAATAAGCTCCGATGGCATGACGCCACGTAGCGATGAACACTTGCACCACAGCAAGTATGGCGGTACAACAATGCGTAGTTGCAACACAACGCGTGGGGGCAATGGAGGTGGGGACGCCTAA